Sequence from the Mugil cephalus isolate CIBA_MC_2020 chromosome 20, CIBA_Mcephalus_1.1, whole genome shotgun sequence genome:
AACAAAACCCAGATCAGCCCTTACCTACCTGGATCAATAACTTGtattccccttctctctctatTTCCAGTGAGCAGCTCACAGGCGCTCACAGAAACTTCAATCCGGCGCTGTCCGGTTCTGCTGTGAAAAGCTCCGACAACTTTCAACAAACTCCTCCTGAGCTGGCCGACACACGGATTTTCAagggttgccatggcagcgaAGGATGTGTGGCTGAAAAATCCAATTCAGTAGCAGAAGCCCGTTCAAGAGGCTTTGCCCGTACACTTTAACTCCTTCAGACCTAAAACTAAAGAGGAAAACAAGGATTTCAACTATGGGTCACACATTAAAGTAAATAGAAGTTAAGATGGTAAATGGGTAAAAGTATTAATGAACATTACTAGTACATATTACCAGTTTGTGGAGTTGTCATGGACCTCAAGGATGATGATTTGCTGGCTAAAGCATGTTGAATCTATGTCAGAGAACATTTGCCAGAGAGATCACTGGAGCACAATAAAAAAGGTTAAGTCATATCAAGTCATATCAatgtcaatatatatatatgtagatgtTTCCTTTCTGATACACATGATTGCATTTCCAGagtcgaagaagaagaagagtcaaaaatgttttatttaaatcaagAAGTACACATGAAAGTGACATTAGTTAGCTTGACAAGGACAATTGTTATCCCATTTGATTATAGAACATGCCACCAAGTCTGCATCAGTGCAGTTTATCTTCTGTACCTGCTTCCTTGAAACTGTTGAAGCTCTTGATAGCTGTTTACTATGAAAACAGTGAGATTGAAAGTGTCAGTTCTCGTAAGATGTGTATGATCAGTCAAGAACATTTTTCTGTAAATTCAGCCTACCTCTTTATTGCCACAAAATAAGTAAGCATGAACATAAAACCAGAGCCAAGGATAGTGACGTTTAAAATATGGTTCCCTTCTGCACTCATTTTGGGGGATATGTAAATTCCTCAAAGAAGTACACAAATAAATCTGCTGTGGTGGAGAGCAGACCTGAGAATGCAAGGAGAGGGAGTACAAATCAGGGGAAGTGCTTGAAACTTTTTCCCCACCAGATTCTAGTCCTTTCACAGAACCGTAAAACATGAATTGCTCCAAATCTGGAAGAGACAGCCATGTGAAAGAATCAGGAGGAAGCTCACTAGCAATGAATTAACTTAACTCAatccagttgttgttttttgttcatggAAATGTGATATTATTTGAGTTTAATGGTCGTACTTTATTAATGCGGATAAAACGTGCACTCTTTGCAACCCACATTTGCTCAAACTGACCGACCaatgagaaataaattaatCTTTTGTGAGCTAGCTAACTGAGCACACGCTGCACGAGAAATTGCGCAACTTCCGGTGAAACGATAAACAACATAATGCAAAAACGCTGTAaatatgttcaaaataaatacacgAATAAGCGAATAAATTAAAAGCAGGATAAACATCATGTCTTACATTCTTAAAGGGCGgcgtatttttgtttttatttttttaaatcgatTTGTTTGACCTTTCCACTAGATGGCGCCAAACAGGAAACTCTGACCTTAACTACTTAATAAGACAGACGAAGAAGTCTACCGTCCTGGTTTCCGGTAGTAGTAGACGCGCGGGCGAAGTTATAGTGCAGAAGTCCTTAATTTAGTTATTGTGCATCTTCAGAGTTTATACGGTCTTGTAATTCCGTGTGAGATACGCCTGTATTTTccgtggactttttttttgtaaacacgCCAAGTCTTTCAAATCTATTTCGTCTGTTTTGAGGAAGGCAGGCTAACCACCACCATGAGTTACGGAAGGCCTCCGCCAGACGTCGACGGCATGACTTCCCTCAAAGTGGACAATTTAACGTACCGAACCTCGCCTGAGACACTCAGGCGCGTTTTCGAGAAGTACGGCCGCGTGGGGGACGTCTACATCCCCCGGGACCGCTACACGAAGGAGAGTCGCGGGTTCGCGTTTGTTCGGTTCCACGACAAACGGGACGCGGAGGATGCGATGGACGACATGGACGGCGCGCTGCTGGATGGTCGGGAGTTGCGTGTTCAGATGGCCCGGTACGGGAGACCCCCTGATTCTCATTCTGGCGGGGGACGGAGAGGTGGCCCGACCCGGAGACACGGCGGATATGGACGCCGTAGCAGAAGGTAAGAAGAGcacagttaatttatttatttatttatttatttttaaacaaatcagaCTCCATTGACGAATTCAAGCTACTCAGCGCGGCCTCGAACCACTTAACAATACACACATCTTTAGAATAAACCTGACTTATTAGTACAAACAATCAAGGCCCGGGTAAAATACAAATCACATCTGTGAATCATTTAACCAAAATAATGTGGTGACACAGATTTAAACTTTATGGCTTAATCTTTGCACTTGAGGTCCAGCTTATCAGCTCacgtcttgttttgtttttctcctgagCACGTCTTACTATATTTGTATGTCACACGTTGCGAGCTCCAGCGAGTTCACTTCAGCCCATGTTTCCTCATTTCACCGCCACTTGTTTTCACATCGCTGACCATAACTCAACCCACTGAATCCATTCAGCTCTTCCCGCAGCCCGAGACAGAGGCGACGCAGCCGATCCCGCAGCAGGAGTCGCTCTCGCTCCCGAAGCCGATCCCGCTACAGCAGGTCCAGGTCCCGGTCCTACTCCCGGTCCAAGTCCCACTCCCCCAAGACCAAGAAGCCCAAGGCACAGTCCCGCTCCAGATCTAGATCCAAGTCCCGGTCCAAGTCCAGGTCCAGAAGCCGCACCCCGTCCTCCAAAAGAGGGTCCAGGTCTAGATCCAAGAGCCAGCCCAAGACGACGATGGCGGCGGCGGAAGCGGCGGCGGAAGCAGCAGAAAACGGAGGCGATTCTTCGTAGAGATCAGCACATCAGTATCAGGTGAGTTCTGATAAGATGCTGCTCACGGTCAGCAGGTTGTTAGCAGCAGCAGGTGGTAAGGTAGTAGTGTGGCTGGTAGACTGTTCCCTTATGGCAGCCATTTAATTAGTAATTCTAATTGTTCCAAAACATTTCATCAATCCTCTTTTGCAACCTCATAcccaataaaataacaaataaagtaaTTTTAACACATTCTGTTCTGACGGTAAACCAAATCTGGAATTCTCTCCTTCCCAAGCTGCTTCGTCCAGTTTGCTAAAGTGGAGTTTGAGCTGAGGCAGATTGAGCAGGTAGAAGGTGTTTGCTGAGCCGCCTGCAGCTGGTGAGGGTTTCtgtgcggcggcggcggcggcagcagcagggTGGAGGCAGTCAGTGTTGGGGTTTGGTGTCGAGGTACGTCTGCCTGTCCGCCGTCGGACATAAGTTGTCCTCCGTGGGTCGCGTCCCAAGCCACAGTTTGGGGGACGCGGGCGCTTGAGGGGACCTGAGGTTTGATCGGCTTCCGCTTCCGTGTCAATCCCTCCGGCATGCAAATGAATGAACGCAGTGTTTGCGTTATTCAGACCGTCTACTCGAAAACCCGTAAACAAACCCGTGGTTTCAGAAGGCTCCTATTTGATTGCAGCCAAAAGGTAAAATTAGGATTTAAATGGTGAGTCAAAGTATGTGACGGTTTGATTTTGAGTATTAGGATGCAGTATAATAATTACATATGTTAATATATCAACTTTAAATTAttgttctggttttatttagcaTTTCCATTTAAGAGTTCTGCAAACACATGTGGTGAACG
This genomic interval carries:
- the LOC124997420 gene encoding serine/arginine-rich splicing factor 2-like isoform X1; protein product: MSYGRPPPDVDGMTSLKVDNLTYRTSPETLRRVFEKYGRVGDVYIPRDRYTKESRGFAFVRFHDKRDAEDAMDDMDGALLDGRELRVQMARYGRPPDSHSGGGRRGGPTRRHGGYGRRSRSSSRSPRQRRRSRSRSRSRSRSRSRSRYSRSRSRSYSRSKSHSPKTKKPKAQSRSRSRSKSRSKSRSRSRTPSSKRGSRSRSKSQPKTTMAAAEAAAEAAENGGDSS
- the LOC124997420 gene encoding serine/arginine-rich splicing factor 2-like isoform X2, with protein sequence MSYGRPPPDVDGMTSLKVDNLTYRTSPETLRRVFEKYGRVGDVYIPRDRYTKESRGFAFVRFHDKRDAEDAMDDMDGALLDGRELRVQMARYGRPPDSHSGGGRRGGPTRRHGGYGRRSRSPRQRRRSRSRSRSRSRSRSRSRYSRSRSRSYSRSKSHSPKTKKPKAQSRSRSRSKSRSKSRSRSRTPSSKRGSRSRSKSQPKTTMAAAEAAAEAAENGGDSS